The following proteins come from a genomic window of Corallococcus sp. NCRR:
- a CDS encoding DsrE family protein translates to MNRNLLLVLAALVIIPLAAIAAAPSQSPGKKAPAHQGKLVFVSTTGLEDIGTLSSSFRHAKTAKESGYLSDVVWLSYGRAVVALDPTVKAVPQAVREEAQAAKAAGVRLVACGNALAKFGIDPKKLQPEAEVVDNGVAELSRLVAEGYQVIRY, encoded by the coding sequence ATGAATCGCAACCTGCTGCTCGTCCTCGCCGCGCTCGTCATCATTCCTCTCGCCGCCATCGCCGCGGCGCCGTCCCAGTCCCCCGGGAAGAAGGCGCCCGCGCACCAGGGCAAGCTCGTCTTCGTGTCCACCACGGGCCTGGAGGACATCGGCACGCTCTCCAGTTCCTTCCGGCACGCGAAGACGGCCAAGGAGTCCGGCTACCTGTCGGACGTGGTGTGGCTGAGCTACGGCCGCGCGGTGGTGGCGTTGGATCCGACGGTCAAGGCCGTTCCGCAGGCGGTCCGCGAGGAGGCCCAGGCCGCGAAGGCCGCGGGCGTCCGGCTGGTGGCCTGCGGCAACGCGCTCGCGAAGTTCGGCATCGACCCGAAGAAGCTCCAGCCGGAGGCGGAGGTGGTGGACAACGGCGTGGCGGAGCTTTCGCGCCTGGTGGCCGAGGGCTATCAGGTCATCCGCTACTAG
- a CDS encoding anti-sigma factor family protein translates to MEACSPAWQERLSAWFDGEGPAHERQAVEQHLSRCAGCAREAARYAPLREALRAQAATETHVPPELRARVTRLAPRFRPAFRRRWTVGLAAAVASVGLLWTSWPSGMNDALAMDLERHHLKAFSRATPCEFESSDPAEVKAWVAREVGYAVDVPVVPGATLLGARRCRLHGQLSASLLYRYEGGTAMTLFLPPPNSPAAREAASFAGEKTRCTQGPIGERICVAPRGGGQAALAVSELESPVLVDALTRLAP, encoded by the coding sequence ATGGAAGCCTGTAGCCCGGCGTGGCAGGAGCGGCTCTCCGCGTGGTTCGACGGGGAGGGCCCGGCGCACGAGCGTCAGGCCGTGGAGCAGCACCTGTCCCGATGCGCGGGCTGTGCCCGGGAGGCGGCCCGCTATGCACCGCTGCGCGAGGCACTGAGGGCCCAGGCCGCCACGGAGACGCACGTGCCGCCCGAGCTGAGGGCGCGTGTCACCCGGCTGGCGCCGCGCTTCCGCCCGGCCTTCCGGCGACGGTGGACGGTGGGGCTGGCCGCGGCGGTCGCGTCCGTGGGCCTCCTCTGGACGTCGTGGCCCAGCGGCATGAATGACGCGCTGGCGATGGACCTCGAGCGGCACCACCTCAAGGCCTTCTCGCGCGCGACTCCCTGCGAGTTCGAGTCCTCGGATCCGGCCGAGGTGAAGGCTTGGGTGGCGCGGGAGGTGGGCTATGCGGTGGACGTGCCGGTGGTGCCCGGCGCGACGCTGCTGGGTGCCCGCCGCTGCCGTCTGCATGGTCAGCTCTCCGCCTCGCTGCTGTACCGGTACGAGGGGGGCACGGCGATGACGCTCTTCCTGCCGCCGCCGAACTCGCCCGCGGCGCGGGAGGCGGCGAGCTTCGCTGGAGAAAAGACGCGCTGCACGCAGGGGCCCATCGGTGAGCGCATCTGTGTGGCGCCGCGTGGGGGTGGGCAGGCCGCGCTCGCCGTCTCCGAGCTGGAGTCGCCGGTCCTTGTCGATGCCCTGACCCGCCTGGCGCCTTGA
- a CDS encoding MBL fold metallo-hydrolase, giving the protein MIFRQLFDSESSTYTYLLGDEATRQAVLIDPVLEQVDRDLRLVSELGLTLTHVFDTHVHADHVTASGVLRERTRATVVGGEGGAACADVQVRHGDEVRVGGLAFQVLATPGHTDDSVSYLLGDRVFTGDALLVRGNGRTDFQNGNASQLYDSLTRVLFRLPDETRVYPAHDYHGHMVTSIGEEKQHNPRVAGKSREEFIAIMENLQLPKPKKIDVAVPANRACGYTAPSPQGA; this is encoded by the coding sequence ATGATTTTCCGCCAGCTTTTCGATTCAGAGTCCTCGACGTACACCTATCTGTTGGGCGACGAGGCCACGCGACAGGCCGTCCTCATCGACCCCGTGCTGGAGCAGGTCGACCGGGACCTGCGACTGGTGAGCGAGCTGGGCCTCACCCTCACCCACGTCTTCGACACCCACGTGCACGCGGACCACGTCACCGCGTCCGGTGTTCTGCGCGAGCGCACGCGGGCCACGGTGGTGGGGGGCGAGGGAGGTGCCGCTTGCGCCGACGTCCAGGTGCGCCACGGAGACGAAGTGCGCGTCGGGGGGCTCGCCTTCCAGGTGCTCGCCACCCCGGGACACACGGACGACAGCGTCAGCTATCTCCTGGGCGACCGCGTCTTCACCGGCGACGCGCTGCTCGTGCGCGGCAACGGCCGCACCGACTTCCAGAACGGGAACGCGAGCCAGCTCTACGACAGCCTCACCCGCGTCCTCTTCCGCTTGCCGGACGAAACGCGCGTCTACCCCGCGCACGACTACCACGGTCACATGGTGACGAGCATTGGCGAGGAGAAGCAACACAACCCGCGCGTCGCGGGCAAGAGCCGGGAGGAGTTCATCGCCATCATGGAGAACCTCCAGCTGCCCAAGCCCAAGAAGATCGACGTCGCGGTCCCAGCCAACCGCGCCTGTGGATACACGGCGCCTTCACCGCAGGGGGCCTGA
- a CDS encoding M57 family metalloprotease yields the protein MKRTTPKRNAWVCHALRFTALLASAGCGAGVATEAPDEGPLSTQRLSFEEFERRTYREPETGIYIVDGDMPMSDLDELREYYDGLSKPGALIVRTVNGVTATWNSAQKLNLRYCVSTGFGSRYARVVEAMSRAANAWESAANVDFIHAQAEDSNCGASNPNVVFDVSPVSGQDYLARAFFPDDVRANRNVLIDASAFGSIPPYTLEGVLRHELGHTLGLRHEHTRPDSGVCHEDNNWRTLTSYDPDSVMHYPQCAGTNTVDLHLTQRDRIGIRALYGRGNLNLALMGNASASSTYCVGTSEHCYSPNRVNDASRDSTLNGLHGWTNANGAALPQWVQVDLGQPHVINQVNAVFSSGGVPQAYSIEVWNGSAWVAVNNVTGNTQVERIQTFEPVVASRVRLLGRLGSTTQPGYVRVNELEVYNNHENLALSAKASASSSFCALGCYSASKVNDGDFSTLIGGDTSWTNAWGAALPQWVELDFGGPRTFRHVELFMSEYGAPQTYSIQIWNGNAWEDLHEVQGNSQWWRSHYTLTPTTTSKLRVLGKLGSALQPGYVRINEVEIYEN from the coding sequence ATGAAAAGAACGACCCCGAAGCGTAACGCCTGGGTTTGTCATGCCTTGCGGTTCACAGCCCTCCTGGCGTCGGCGGGATGCGGCGCCGGAGTGGCGACAGAGGCCCCTGACGAGGGGCCTTTGAGCACCCAAAGGCTCAGCTTCGAGGAGTTCGAGAGGCGCACGTATCGCGAACCGGAGACCGGCATCTACATCGTCGACGGTGACATGCCGATGTCGGACCTCGATGAACTGCGGGAGTACTACGACGGCCTCTCGAAGCCCGGCGCGCTCATCGTCCGTACCGTGAACGGAGTGACGGCGACTTGGAACAGCGCCCAGAAGCTCAACCTCCGGTACTGCGTAAGCACGGGCTTCGGCTCGCGGTATGCCAGGGTCGTCGAGGCGATGTCACGCGCCGCGAATGCCTGGGAAAGCGCGGCCAACGTCGACTTCATCCACGCCCAGGCAGAGGACAGCAACTGCGGCGCGAGCAATCCCAACGTCGTCTTCGACGTCAGCCCTGTCTCGGGCCAGGATTATCTGGCGCGAGCCTTCTTCCCTGACGATGTCCGCGCGAACCGCAACGTCCTCATCGACGCCAGCGCCTTCGGGAGCATCCCGCCCTATACGTTGGAGGGGGTCCTCCGCCATGAACTGGGGCACACGTTGGGCTTGCGGCATGAGCACACGCGACCCGACAGCGGCGTCTGCCATGAGGACAACAACTGGCGAACGCTCACGAGCTATGACCCAGACTCGGTGATGCACTACCCGCAGTGCGCGGGCACGAATACGGTGGACCTGCACCTCACGCAGCGCGACCGGATTGGCATCCGGGCGCTCTATGGCCGTGGGAACCTGAACCTGGCCCTGATGGGCAACGCCTCGGCGTCATCCACCTATTGCGTCGGCACCAGCGAGCATTGCTACTCACCCAACCGGGTCAACGACGCATCCCGCGACAGCACGCTCAATGGCCTCCATGGCTGGACCAACGCCAATGGCGCGGCCCTCCCCCAATGGGTCCAGGTGGATCTCGGTCAGCCTCACGTCATCAACCAGGTCAACGCCGTCTTCAGCAGCGGCGGTGTCCCGCAGGCCTATTCAATCGAAGTCTGGAATGGCTCCGCCTGGGTGGCGGTGAACAACGTCACGGGCAATACGCAGGTGGAGCGAATCCAAACCTTCGAGCCTGTGGTCGCCAGCCGCGTGCGGCTGCTGGGCCGGTTGGGTTCCACCACACAGCCGGGATATGTGCGCGTGAACGAGCTTGAGGTCTACAACAACCATGAGAATCTGGCGCTCTCCGCGAAGGCCTCGGCGTCTTCTTCCTTTTGCGCGCTCGGCTGCTATTCCGCGTCCAAGGTCAACGACGGCGATTTCAGTACGCTGATTGGCGGTGACACGAGCTGGACGAATGCCTGGGGCGCCGCGCTCCCGCAGTGGGTGGAGCTGGATTTCGGTGGCCCCCGCACCTTCCGGCACGTCGAGCTCTTCATGAGCGAATACGGCGCTCCCCAGACCTACAGCATCCAGATCTGGAACGGGAACGCCTGGGAGGACCTCCACGAGGTCCAGGGAAACAGCCAGTGGTGGCGCTCCCATTACACCCTGACCCCCACCACCACGTCGAAGCTGCGGGTGCTCGGGAAACTCGGGTCCGCCCTGCAGCCGGGCTACGTGCGGATCAACGAGGTGGAGATCTACGAGAACTGA
- a CDS encoding sulfite exporter TauE/SafE family protein, whose amino-acid sequence MPILGFSLAALIGLSLGLLGGGGSIITVPILVYVLGFGAKESIAMGLAVVGVTSLFGAAGHWRKGNVQLRAAFVFGAVAMAGTYAGARLSAFVSGAFQLLLFATVMLVAALFMFRNSRKEAALAARKESAPVPEPRKASFPVMALAALGVGGLTGLVGVGGGFLIVPALVLLVGLPMKQAVGTSLLVIALNSFVGFAGYLGHVQVPWLSLGIFTAIAVAGILIGTWATHYVSQAALKRAFSLFLVVMGVFIMFKNRETLTGLLLGEKGLAPGTALTRGEGAGSVTPMGDAGAQ is encoded by the coding sequence ATGCCCATCCTCGGCTTCTCACTCGCGGCGTTGATTGGCCTGTCGCTCGGCCTGCTCGGCGGCGGCGGCTCCATCATCACCGTCCCCATCCTCGTGTACGTCCTGGGCTTCGGGGCCAAGGAGTCCATCGCCATGGGGCTGGCCGTGGTGGGCGTCACCAGCCTCTTCGGCGCGGCGGGCCACTGGCGCAAGGGCAACGTGCAGCTCCGGGCGGCCTTCGTCTTCGGCGCGGTGGCCATGGCGGGCACCTACGCGGGGGCGCGCCTGTCCGCCTTCGTCTCGGGCGCCTTCCAGCTGCTGCTCTTCGCCACGGTGATGCTCGTGGCCGCCCTCTTCATGTTCCGCAACAGCCGCAAGGAGGCCGCCCTCGCCGCGCGCAAGGAGTCCGCGCCCGTGCCTGAACCCCGCAAGGCGTCCTTCCCCGTCATGGCCCTGGCCGCGCTCGGCGTGGGTGGGCTCACGGGGCTGGTCGGGGTGGGCGGCGGCTTCCTCATCGTCCCGGCGCTGGTGCTCCTGGTGGGCCTGCCGATGAAGCAGGCGGTGGGCACGAGCCTGCTCGTCATCGCGCTCAACTCCTTCGTGGGCTTCGCCGGCTACCTCGGCCACGTCCAGGTGCCCTGGCTCTCCCTGGGCATCTTCACGGCCATCGCCGTGGCGGGCATCCTGATTGGCACCTGGGCCACCCACTACGTCTCGCAGGCGGCCCTCAAGCGGGCCTTCTCCCTCTTCCTCGTCGTGATGGGCGTCTTCATCATGTTCAAGAACCGGGAGACGTTGACGGGGCTGCTGCTGGGTGAGAAGGGCCTGGCGCCCGGCACGGCACTGACGCGGGGCGAAGGCGCGGGCAGCGTCACCCCTATGGGTGATGCCGGCGCCCAGTAG
- a CDS encoding bifunctional metallophosphatase/5'-nucleotidase has protein sequence MMRLLSLLGALFALGGLGPGCTLTRPGSISLPAARVPATQRKQLTVLYVADLHAQLRAHPELFWREGKERIEEAGGFARVAAAIQRIRAERGGDVLVLDAGDTIQGSGAAALTEGGALIEPLNALGLDAAVPGNWEVVYGPQVLRQRARELKHPLVAANLRDAASGERLFPPYFVKEVGGVKVAVIGFTDPDVPRRQPPGYSQGLRYDGPEELPALVREVREREGAQVVLLMTHVGLAKAVGLAGKVPGVDAHLSGDTHERTYAPIAQAGSWVVEPGAFGSFLGRLDLWVEEGRVVDRRWELIELTASRFPEDPKVARLVDAALAPHEAKLAAPVGHTDVTLARYAVVENPLDNVLADAIRIAGGTEIGLSNGFRFGTPLLPGPVREADLWNLFPIVNKLKTGKVSGRQLRAFWEQELENVFAKDPEKRFGGWLPRPSGMTLRFRADAPKGQRLLALEVGGKPVEDARLYTVTACEREGDASDMVCRIPGVQEPHVLDIDAHEAVRRFLAGSPRLDDALQGRAVGEDLPPVLRTQQVQ, from the coding sequence ATGATGCGTCTCCTCTCCCTGCTCGGCGCGCTGTTCGCGCTGGGCGGTCTGGGCCCCGGCTGTACCCTGACGCGTCCGGGCTCCATCTCCCTGCCGGCCGCCCGCGTTCCCGCGACCCAGCGCAAGCAGCTCACCGTCCTCTACGTGGCGGACCTGCACGCGCAGCTGCGCGCCCATCCCGAGCTGTTCTGGCGTGAAGGGAAGGAGCGCATCGAAGAGGCCGGCGGCTTCGCCCGCGTGGCCGCCGCCATCCAGCGGATCCGCGCCGAGCGCGGCGGTGACGTGCTGGTGCTCGATGCCGGTGACACGATCCAGGGCTCCGGCGCGGCGGCGCTCACCGAGGGCGGTGCCCTCATCGAGCCGCTCAACGCGCTCGGGTTGGACGCCGCGGTGCCTGGAAACTGGGAGGTGGTGTACGGCCCCCAGGTGCTGCGCCAGCGCGCCCGCGAGCTGAAGCATCCGCTCGTCGCCGCCAACCTGCGCGACGCGGCGAGCGGCGAGCGCCTCTTCCCTCCGTACTTCGTGAAGGAGGTGGGCGGGGTGAAGGTGGCTGTCATTGGCTTCACGGACCCGGACGTCCCGCGCCGCCAGCCTCCTGGCTACAGCCAGGGTCTGCGCTACGACGGCCCGGAGGAACTGCCGGCGCTCGTGCGCGAGGTGCGCGAGCGTGAAGGCGCCCAGGTGGTGCTGCTGATGACGCACGTGGGGCTCGCCAAGGCGGTGGGGCTCGCTGGCAAGGTGCCCGGTGTGGACGCCCACCTGTCGGGGGACACGCACGAGCGCACCTACGCGCCGATCGCGCAGGCCGGGAGCTGGGTGGTGGAGCCCGGTGCCTTCGGCTCCTTCCTCGGGCGGCTGGACCTGTGGGTGGAGGAGGGCAGGGTGGTGGACCGCCGCTGGGAGCTCATCGAGCTGACCGCCTCGCGCTTCCCCGAGGACCCGAAGGTGGCCCGGCTGGTGGACGCCGCCCTCGCTCCGCACGAGGCGAAGCTGGCCGCGCCGGTGGGCCACACCGACGTCACGCTCGCGCGCTACGCGGTGGTGGAGAACCCGCTCGACAACGTGCTGGCCGACGCCATCCGCATCGCGGGAGGGACGGAGATAGGCCTCTCCAACGGCTTCCGCTTCGGCACGCCGCTGCTGCCCGGGCCGGTGCGCGAGGCGGACCTGTGGAACCTCTTCCCCATCGTCAACAAGCTGAAGACGGGCAAGGTGAGTGGCCGTCAGCTTCGTGCCTTCTGGGAGCAGGAGCTGGAGAACGTCTTCGCGAAGGATCCGGAGAAGCGCTTCGGTGGGTGGCTGCCGCGCCCGTCGGGGATGACGCTGCGCTTCCGCGCCGACGCACCCAAGGGGCAGCGCCTCCTCGCCCTCGAAGTCGGCGGCAAGCCGGTGGAGGACGCGCGCCTCTACACCGTGACTGCCTGCGAGCGTGAGGGCGATGCCTCCGACATGGTGTGCCGGATTCCCGGCGTCCAGGAGCCGCACGTCCTGGACATCGATGCGCACGAGGCGGTGCGCCGTTTCCTCGCCGGCAGTCCGCGTCTGGACGACGCGCTGCAAGGGCGCGCCGTGGGCGAGGACCTCCCACCCGTGCTGCGCACACAGCAGGTGCAGTGA
- a CDS encoding RNA polymerase sigma factor: protein MSSRSFIERALEHLPALRRVGRRLTGSTAEADDLVQETVARALERRGELRDPERLKGWLLAVQRTVYLNSRRGLRPHLEVLEGGLGKALPPEPSADLEAELHAHTLSSGMKAALESLAPEWRDALWLREVEELSYEEIARVQGCPVGTVRSRLARARGAMLDFLEKEKAHGSL, encoded by the coding sequence GTGAGCAGCCGGTCCTTCATTGAACGTGCCCTGGAGCACCTGCCCGCCCTGCGACGGGTGGGCCGCCGTCTGACGGGCAGCACCGCTGAGGCGGATGACTTGGTGCAGGAGACGGTGGCGCGCGCGCTGGAGCGGCGCGGCGAGCTGAGGGACCCGGAGCGTCTCAAGGGCTGGCTGCTCGCCGTTCAGCGCACCGTGTACCTCAACTCCCGCCGGGGCCTGCGCCCCCACCTGGAGGTGCTGGAGGGCGGGCTGGGCAAAGCGCTTCCTCCCGAACCTTCCGCGGACCTGGAGGCGGAGCTGCACGCCCACACGCTCAGCTCGGGCATGAAGGCGGCGCTGGAGTCGCTGGCCCCCGAGTGGCGGGATGCGCTGTGGCTGCGCGAAGTCGAAGAGCTGAGTTACGAGGAGATCGCCCGGGTCCAGGGCTGTCCGGTGGGCACCGTGCGCTCACGCCTCGCGCGGGCCCGGGGGGCGATGCTCGACTTCCTGGAGAAGGAGAAGGCACATGGAAGCCTGTAG
- a CDS encoding rhodanese-like domain-containing protein: MKSILVVAALFASPLLVSCAHQRSAGAEAHQRVEAGATLVDVRTPEEFAAGHLPGAMNIPVDELPQRLSELGSPEKPLVIYCRSGARSSRAERLLKERGFQDVFNLGPMSAWE; encoded by the coding sequence ATGAAGTCCATTCTCGTCGTCGCTGCCCTGTTCGCCAGTCCGCTCCTCGTCTCCTGTGCGCACCAGCGCTCCGCCGGGGCCGAGGCCCACCAGCGGGTGGAAGCCGGTGCGACCCTGGTGGATGTCCGCACGCCGGAGGAGTTCGCCGCCGGGCACCTTCCCGGGGCGATGAACATCCCAGTGGATGAATTGCCCCAGCGGCTCTCCGAGCTGGGCTCGCCTGAGAAGCCCCTGGTCATCTACTGCCGCAGTGGCGCGCGCAGCAGCCGCGCCGAGCGCCTCCTGAAGGAGCGCGGCTTCCAGGACGTCTTCAACCTGGGCCCCATGTCGGCCTGGGAGTGA
- a CDS encoding YeeE/YedE family protein — MISSFLPPLLGGALIGLSASLLLLANGRVAGISGIVGSLLAPVRGDISWRVLFFGGLLTGGLLLAWLRPMSFAAPASLSAGGVALLAVAGLLVGFGSRLGNGCTSGHGVCGISRGSVRSIAATLTFMATGVLTVFVIRHVL; from the coding sequence ATGATCTCCTCGTTCCTTCCTCCCCTCCTGGGTGGGGCGCTCATTGGCCTGAGTGCCTCCCTGCTCCTGCTGGCCAACGGCCGCGTGGCCGGCATCAGCGGCATCGTGGGCTCGCTGCTGGCGCCCGTGCGCGGCGACATCTCCTGGCGCGTGCTCTTCTTCGGGGGGCTGCTCACGGGCGGCCTGCTGCTGGCATGGCTGCGTCCCATGTCCTTCGCGGCCCCTGCGTCCCTGAGCGCGGGCGGTGTGGCCCTGCTGGCCGTGGCCGGACTGCTGGTGGGCTTCGGCTCGCGGCTGGGCAACGGCTGCACCAGCGGACACGGCGTCTGCGGCATCAGCCGCGGCTCGGTCCGTTCCATCGCGGCCACGCTCACCTTCATGGCCACCGGCGTCCTCACGGTCTTCGTGATCCGCCACGTCCTCTAA
- a CDS encoding rhodanese-like domain-containing protein, whose product MTSHPYQDVTPAQLDTLGPEVRRIDVRELDEFTGPLGHLPGAELVPLGTLEAAAASWPREQPLLLICRSGGRSVKAAQALARGGFQNLYNLAGGMLAVREPRTTQG is encoded by the coding sequence ATGACATCCCATCCGTATCAGGACGTCACGCCCGCGCAGCTCGACACGCTCGGCCCCGAGGTGCGGCGCATCGACGTGCGCGAATTGGATGAGTTCACGGGCCCCCTGGGCCACCTGCCCGGAGCGGAGCTCGTCCCGCTGGGCACGCTGGAGGCGGCGGCCGCGTCGTGGCCGCGCGAACAACCGCTGCTGCTCATCTGCCGCTCGGGCGGTCGCTCCGTGAAGGCGGCGCAGGCGCTCGCCCGCGGCGGCTTCCAAAACCTCTACAACCTGGCGGGCGGGATGCTCGCCGTGCGCGAACCCCGCACGACACAGGGCTGA
- a CDS encoding DUF6691 family protein: MRSNISAFLGGLLFAIGLGISGMTNPANVIGFLDIAGDWDFRLAFVMGGAIAVHAALRPLIHKRERPLFAAKFPALSASRVDRKLLVGAGLFGVGWGLGGYCPGPALMSLATGATQLLVFVPAMFAGMFLAQVPRTRRNASAGVPAPGASPAS, translated from the coding sequence ATGCGTTCGAACATCAGTGCATTCCTCGGCGGTCTGCTCTTCGCCATCGGCCTGGGCATCAGCGGCATGACGAATCCCGCCAACGTCATCGGCTTCCTCGACATCGCCGGTGACTGGGACTTCCGGCTCGCGTTCGTGATGGGCGGCGCCATCGCCGTGCACGCGGCGCTGCGGCCTCTCATCCACAAGCGCGAGCGGCCCCTGTTCGCCGCGAAGTTCCCCGCTCTCTCCGCCAGCAGGGTGGACCGCAAGCTCCTCGTGGGCGCGGGTCTCTTCGGCGTGGGGTGGGGCCTCGGCGGCTACTGCCCCGGTCCGGCGCTCATGTCGCTGGCCACCGGCGCGACGCAGTTGCTCGTCTTCGTGCCCGCCATGTTCGCCGGCATGTTCCTCGCCCAGGTGCCGCGGACACGGCGGAACGCGAGCGCGGGAGTTCCGGCCCCGGGCGCATCGCCCGCTTCGTAG
- a CDS encoding sigma-70 family RNA polymerase sigma factor — protein MSTRTDEQLMEAARAGDDKALDEILARHEKQVYRFGLRMCGSEEDAKEVLQETLLAAFRGIHVFRGDAELSTWLYQVARTHCLRLRRKRVGAPEEFQPLDSPAATHVAAEEATPDMASHARQMGEVLQAAILALPEAHREVLILRDVEGLSAEEAAKVVGIEVRALKSRLHRARLQLREHLSTLMGEGAGEQAPACPELAQELTEFAAREVDQATCVRLEDHLSRCPRCAAACDSLKRTVSLCRRIPGDEVPAPVRAAVRQALSQATRP, from the coding sequence ATGTCGACGCGAACCGATGAGCAGCTGATGGAGGCCGCGCGCGCTGGCGATGACAAGGCGCTGGATGAGATCCTCGCCCGCCACGAGAAGCAGGTGTACCGCTTTGGCCTGCGCATGTGCGGCTCGGAGGAGGACGCGAAGGAGGTGCTCCAGGAGACGCTGCTCGCGGCCTTCCGGGGCATCCACGTGTTCCGGGGCGACGCGGAGCTGTCCACGTGGCTGTATCAGGTGGCCCGCACGCACTGCCTCCGCCTGCGCCGCAAGCGCGTCGGAGCGCCCGAGGAGTTCCAGCCGCTCGACTCCCCCGCCGCCACCCATGTCGCCGCGGAGGAGGCCACCCCGGACATGGCCTCCCATGCGCGGCAGATGGGAGAGGTGTTGCAGGCGGCCATCCTCGCGCTGCCGGAGGCCCATCGGGAGGTGCTCATCCTCCGGGACGTGGAGGGGCTCTCCGCGGAGGAGGCGGCGAAGGTGGTGGGCATCGAGGTGCGGGCGCTCAAGAGCCGGCTGCACCGCGCGCGGCTCCAACTGCGCGAACACCTCTCCACGCTGATGGGGGAGGGCGCCGGGGAGCAGGCCCCGGCGTGCCCGGAGCTGGCCCAGGAGCTCACCGAGTTCGCCGCGCGGGAGGTGGACCAGGCCACCTGCGTGCGCCTGGAGGACCACCTGTCGCGCTGCCCGCGCTGCGCCGCCGCGTGCGACTCGCTCAAGCGCACGGTGTCCCTGTGCCGGCGCATCCCGGGGGACGAGGTGCCCGCGCCCGTGCGCGCGGCCGTGCGCCAGGCGCTGTCCCAGGCTACGAGGCCGTGA